Below is a genomic region from Leptolyngbya iicbica LK.
TTTTGGGAACAACACACTGACCTGACCTATGATGTCGAACTCTTGGCTTGGGAGCGTGAGGGCACAGCATTCGTCGCCGAAACGCTGACCACCGTCGAGGGTACGCGCATGATCGCGGGCCGGGCCATGACTTTGACTGCTACAGTGCGATCGCAGCAGCGCTACGAAAATGGTCAACTCGCATCCCAAGCAATTTTGTCAGAGGAAAACCAGTTGATTTCAGGTGTGATGCCCCCAGAAATCATGGTTCAACTGCCTCAGACCGTCACTCCCGGCAGCCAATTTGCTTATGACGCGATCGTCAGCACACCGCTGGGCGATCGCCTCTTGTTGGGCCTCGCTTTTGATGAAGGCGTCACGGCCACCGATTTTTTGGCCCCGCGCCCCGTCAACCTCGAATCCTTGGCCGCTGGCGGCTTGTTCAAAATTGGTACAGCTCCTGAAAAGCCTGATCAACGTTGGATTTCAGCCGTAATTGTCAGAGAAGACGGCATCGTCATCGATACTCGACGACTAAACGTTGAGGCAGAATAACACCCATCCTCTGAAATCAGACTGCAGATTTTCCCTATGCCCTCGGGGCAGGCTCGCCAATGACTTCGCTCAGGAGACACGAGCTGAACGGAGTCGAAGTTGGTATTTGTAACGGTAGTCGAGAGCATCGGGATCAATAACGCCATCTCCACCACACTTTGGGTGAGTAGGGCGATCGCGCTAAAAACCAACCTGAGTTTGACATCGTTGACAATTCACTGACGTTGTTGCTTCTAAGCACAAGTCAATCCAGCATAACTACGCCAATGCTTCGGATTGGAGCAACAACGTCAATGACCAAAATTAAACCTCATCCAGATTCAGCAGGGAGGTTTTCCCGAATATGCAAAACTCCAGTTTTCAAATTGGACTTGGTTTAATAAATAACTCTCTTGAGAAACCATGACCAGCCTCCGTAGGGTAGTCAGAGACTCTGCCGTAGCGCACGTGGGTAATCTTAAAGGTCAGATGCGACAACAATTCGTCAGTCGGATCGATCATCCAGATAAGTCAAAAATTTTAGCCAACCACGCCTTAAATTTGGCACTTTGAAGGCAGTCGCTTGCGATACCTGGCGAGTGAGTGATTGCAGTTCCGTCTAATCCAGCCTTGCCTTCGGGTCTTGATTGACCGCACCTTCTGCCTGTCCACTGTTGCCAAACTTAGCCGCGAACCAGTCTTGTATATCTGGCAACACCATAAACTCAATACAGCCTTGCGATTGCCCTAATCGAATGGCAAAACCTGTAATAAGTGCAAATAATCCGGCTCTGCTCCGAACTTTTATGATTTCTAGAGGCAAAGACCACCAACCGCCAAAAACGTAACTTATTTTCTTTCTGAGACTTGTAGGTGGCCCGTACTTTCTAGGAATTAACATAACCCATTTTCCCCAATCACGAAATTGGGAAAAAGTGTCACGCAGACTCAATCTATACCGATATTCCACAATAGCCTGAGGTGCAAAATGCAGCTTATAGCCTTTGAGCTGCGCTCGAATACAGTAATCGCCATCCTGATATCTCAGAAATTCTTCATCAAATCCACCAATATCCTGGTGAATCGATTTTAGGATTCCCATATTGCATGTTCCTCCATTTCTAAAATATCCTCCATCCTTAGGGAATGGCGGGAAATAGTGATCCGATAAATCGCTGGCGTGAAATAGTTCGTCACCGACTCTTACTCCGATCGGTTCTTGAATACGCCATCCAGGGTTCAAAGCAGCAATGCTCATGGGGCCACAAACAAATCCATGCTGCTCGATTGCCGCCGCAATTTCAGCGATCCAGTTATCGCGCACAATATCATCGGCGTCGCAAAAGGCGATCATGCTTGCTTGGGCTACCTCAACTCCTTTATTTCTAGCGTATGAGGCCCCCTTACGTTGAGATGCGTCAATAATTTTCAGATTCGCAATTTTTGAAGAAAAACTCTCAACTATTGCCTGAGTCTGATCTTTAGAACCATTGTTGGCGACGATCAATTCCCACGGCTCATCCCAAGTTTGTCGGGCAAGTGCTTCTAATTGCTCGCTGATGGTGTCTTCCGCATTGTAGACGGCAAGAACGACCGAAAGTTTCATACCTTATCCTAGTAAAACTACCCTGCTTCAAGTTCTTATTGACTATGTTTGAATACCTGATGGCTATACAAGGTTGATCTGCTTTAAACTCAAAGCTCAAATCATGGGAAAAAATTATTTTAGACAAATTCCAGACTAGATTTCACAAAAACAGACAAGTTATTGATGGACTGATTCAGCGCCTTGATATCCGTTTTCGACAACATCCAACCTGGCCAATACCGATACTTTATTACATAAATTTGGAACTTACATTTCAGCTAACCGGGTGTGGTTGGCACTGTTAAATATCATCATCATGGATAGCACGTGAGCTTTTCACACTGAGACAAAACGTCCGGCTTATCATAGCAAGTTGGTTGCTGTTTTCCAATTCAGAGAGAATTTAAGAGCTAGCTTGAAGCTTTGAGCGCGATCGCCATACCATGAGCAGAACGATGCACTACAAAGATGCATCGATCTAATGTAACGGAGTTTGTGGAGTAGACATGGCTGTCGATGTGACAAACCAGC
It encodes:
- a CDS encoding glycosyltransferase, translated to MKLSVVLAVYNAEDTISEQLEALARQTWDEPWELIVANNGSKDQTQAIVESFSSKIANLKIIDASQRKGASYARNKGVEVAQASMIAFCDADDIVRDNWIAEIAAAIEQHGFVCGPMSIAALNPGWRIQEPIGVRVGDELFHASDLSDHYFPPFPKDGGYFRNGGTCNMGILKSIHQDIGGFDEEFLRYQDGDYCIRAQLKGYKLHFAPQAIVEYRYRLSLRDTFSQFRDWGKWVMLIPRKYGPPTSLRKKISYVFGGWWSLPLEIIKVRSRAGLFALITGFAIRLGQSQGCIEFMVLPDIQDWFAAKFGNSGQAEGAVNQDPKARLD